A single Phoenix dactylifera cultivar Barhee BC4 chromosome 1, palm_55x_up_171113_PBpolish2nd_filt_p, whole genome shotgun sequence DNA region contains:
- the LOC120110203 gene encoding protein SUPPRESSOR OF FRI 4-like isoform X4 — protein MGKKKKRTSKVWCYYCDREFDDEKILVQHQKAKHFKCHVCHKKLSTAGGMSIHVLQVHKETVTKVPNAKPDRESTDIEIFGMQGIPPEILAAHYGEDEETSAKVAKVEVPSNLPVSGVLPGPLGVGFPAAPTYGAVPPVYNPALPMQRPSWPAPPRAQSWYPPQPPIPIPSAPTVLPPQPLFPIQNVTPLTSTTAPGLQSSFQVGPPGLPSSTPPSVSQPLFPITSTSSIPAQSSPFLASTLPATIASSSPTVYKGAADLNSISNTPATSGYPAQSNQGGAPYTVSHMYASGPNTGGPSIGPPPVISNKGPATQPATNEVYLVWDDEAMSMEERRMSLPKYQLQLDG, from the exons atggggaagaagaagaagaggacgtCGAAGGTATGGTGCTACTACTGCGACCGGGAATTTGACGACGAGAAGATCCTGGTGCAGCACCAGAAGGCGAAACACTTCAAGTGCCACGTTTGCCACAAGAAGCTCTCCACCGCCGGGGGGATGTCTATCCACGTTCTCCAGGTCCACAAGGAGACTGTCACGAA AGTTCCTAATGCTAAACCGGATAGAGAATCAACAGATATTGAGATTTTTGGAATGCAAGGAATTCCTCCTGAAATCTTAGCAGCTCATTATGGAGAAG ATGAGGAAACCTCAGCAAAGGTAGCCAAAGTGGAAGTACCATCTAATTTACCTGTCAGTGGTGTGTTACCTGGTCCTTTAGGTGTTGGATTTCCAGCAGCACCAACTTATGGTGCAGTGCCACCAGT CTACAATCCGGCATTGCCGATGCAGCGTCCTAGTTGGCCAGCTCCACCTCGGGCACAGTCTTGGTATCCACCACAGCCACCAATTCCAATTCCTTCTGCACCGACAGTACTGCCACCACAACCCTTGTTTCCTATTCAGAATGTGACTCCTTTGACATCCACTACTGCTCCTGGACTTCAGTCATCATTCCAAGTTGGTCCACCTGGTCTGCCATCTTCCACACCGCCTTCAGTATCCCAACCATTGTTTCCTATCACTAGTACTAGTAGTATACCTGCCCAAAGTTCCCCTTTTCTGGCAAGTACACTGCCTGCAACAATTGCATCAAGCTCTCCCACAGTGTACAAGGGTGCAGCTGACTTGAATTCTATATCCAACACCCCTGCAACAAGTGGATACCCTGCCCAAAGCAatcaag GTGGTGCGCCCTACACAGTTTCACATATGTACGCTTCTGGGCCTAACACAGGTGGGCCCTCGATTGGCCCTCCGCCTGTGATATCTAATAAAGGCCCTGCCACCCAACCAGCTACTAACGAAGTATACTTGGTTTGGGATGATGAGGCAATGTCCATG GAGGAAAGGAGAATGTCTCTGCCAAAGTATCAG TTGCAATTGGATGGATAG
- the LOC120110210 gene encoding allantoate deiminase 2-like isoform X2, which produces MGNTKSWSTFFPPTHDLFVAVHSGAGAMASLPPKLSPFSLVDGRKALIFSVSILLASLLFSGLEVGSGEDGGDELFREILRDEAVSRINQLGKISDADGYLERTFLSPGSIRATDLIMSWMQDAGLKTWVDQMGNLHGRTNAINATAETLLIGSHLDTVVDAGKYDGSLGIVCAISALKVLKVKGKLEKLYRPVEVIAFSDEEGVRFQSTFLGSAAIAGILPPTTLQISDKSGITVQDVLRENSFDATDESLVWVKYEPRSVWGYVEVHIEQGPVLETLGYPLGVVKGIAGQTRLKVEVSGAQGHAGTVPMLMRQDPMAAAAELVVTVESLCKYPDKFLGYDEHCGFFGKESFAGLVCTVGEISCWPSASNVIPGQVNFTVDIRAIDDEARELVVSEFSNQVYRKCEERMVNCTIEHKHNAEAAHCDSGLSLQLKHATSSALGKMLGDIHSDVPILMSGAGHDAMAMSHLTKVGMLFVRCRGGISHSPEESVLDDDVWAAGLALLHFFDQHVNLLHF; this is translated from the exons ATGGGAAACACGAAATCTTGGTCTACATTTTTTCCCCCGACGCATGATCTCTTCGTGGCGGTGCACAGTGGAGCAGGGGCCATGGCTTCGCTTCCCCCAAAGCTCTCACCTTTCTCCCTTGTTGATGGCCGCAAAGCTCTAATTTTCTCTGTTTCGATCCTTCTCGCATCCCTTTTATTCTCGG GTTTGGAGGTGGGAAGTGGAGAAGATGGAGGAGACGAGCTGTTTCGAGAGATTCTGAGGGACGAGGCAGTGTCTAGAATTAATCAGCTAGGAAAG ATATCTGATGCTGATGGTTATCTTgaaagaacattcttaagtccAGGCTCTATAAGAGCTACAGATCTTATTATGAGCTGGATGCAGGATGCTGGGTTGAAAAC GTGGGTGGACCAAATGGGCAACCTACATGGTCGAACCAATGCAATTAATGCAACTGCAGAGACGTTATTAATTGGATCTCATTTG GACACTGTTGTTGATGCTGGAAAGTATGATGGGTCATTGGGTATAGTTTGTGCAATCTCTGCTTTGAAGGTTTTGAAGGTCAAAGGGAAGTTGGAGAAACTTTATAGGCCAGTAGAG GTTATCGCATTCAGCGATGAGGAGGGCGTTAGGTTTCAATCTACCTTTCTAGGAAGTGCTGCTATAGCTGGTATTCTACCTCCAACAACATTACAAATATCTGATAAAAG CGGCATTACAGTGCAAGATGTTCTTAGAGAAAATTCTTTTGATGCTACTGATGAAAGCCTTGTTTGGGTCAAGTATGAACCAAGATCAGTCTGGGGTTATGTTGAG GTGCACATTGAACAAGGACCTGTACTGGAAACACTTGGTTACCCCCTTGGTGTTGTGAAAGGGATTGCTGGACAGACAAGATTAAAG GTTGAAGTAAGTGGTGCCCAAGGGCATGCTGGCACAGTTCCAATGTTAATGCGCCAAGATCCAATGGCTGCTGCTGCTGAACTTGTTGTAACTGTGGAGTCTCTTTGTAAATATCCTGATAAGTTCTTGGGTTATGATGAACATTGTGGATTCTTCGGAAAGGAATCTTTTGCAGGATTGGTGTGCACAGTTGGAGAGATATCTTGCTGGCCAAGTGCAAGCAATGTCATTCCTGGCCAG GTAAATTTTACTGTGGATATAAGAGCAATAGATGATGAGGCAAGAGAATTAGTGGTATCTGAATTTTCTAACCAGGTTTATCGAAAATGTGAGGAGAGGATGGTTAATTGTACCATTGAGCATAAG CATAATGCAGAGGCAGCCCACTGTGACTCGGGATTAAGTCTGCAGCTAAAACACGCAACAAGTTCAGCTCTGGGGAAGATGCTAGGTGACATTCACAGTGACGTGCCTATCCTAATGAGTGGAGCAGGACACGATGCTATGGCAATGTCTCATTTAACAAAG GTTGGCATGTTGTTTGTTCGCTGTCGAGGAGGTATTAGTCATTCTCCTGAAGAATCTGTATTAGATGATGATGTTTGGGCTGCTGGTCTCGCACTCCTCCATTTTTTTGATCAACATGTAAATCTGTTACATTTCTGA
- the LOC120110210 gene encoding allantoate deiminase 2-like isoform X3 — protein MGNTKSWSTFFPPTHDLFVAVHSGAGAMASLPPKLSPFSLVDGRKALIFSVSILLASLLFSEGLEVGSGEDGGDELFREILRDEAVSRINQLGKISDADGYLERTFLSPGSIRATDLIMSWMQDAGLKTWVDQMGNLHGRTNAINATAETLLIGSHLDTVVDAGKYDGSLGIVCAISALKVLKVKGKLEKLYRPVEVEVSGAQGHAGTVPMLMRQDPMAAAAELVVTVESLCKYPDKFLGYDEHCGFFGKESFAGLVCTVGEISCWPSASNVIPGQVNFTVDIRAIDDEARELVVSEFSNQVYRKCEERMVNCTIEHKHNAEAAHCDSGLSLQLKHATSSALGKMLGDIHSDVPILMSGAGHDAMAMSHLTKVGMLFVRCRGGISHSPEESVLDDDVWAAGLALLHFFDQHVNLLHF, from the exons ATGGGAAACACGAAATCTTGGTCTACATTTTTTCCCCCGACGCATGATCTCTTCGTGGCGGTGCACAGTGGAGCAGGGGCCATGGCTTCGCTTCCCCCAAAGCTCTCACCTTTCTCCCTTGTTGATGGCCGCAAAGCTCTAATTTTCTCTGTTTCGATCCTTCTCGCATCCCTTTTATTCTCGG AAGGTTTGGAGGTGGGAAGTGGAGAAGATGGAGGAGACGAGCTGTTTCGAGAGATTCTGAGGGACGAGGCAGTGTCTAGAATTAATCAGCTAGGAAAG ATATCTGATGCTGATGGTTATCTTgaaagaacattcttaagtccAGGCTCTATAAGAGCTACAGATCTTATTATGAGCTGGATGCAGGATGCTGGGTTGAAAAC GTGGGTGGACCAAATGGGCAACCTACATGGTCGAACCAATGCAATTAATGCAACTGCAGAGACGTTATTAATTGGATCTCATTTG GACACTGTTGTTGATGCTGGAAAGTATGATGGGTCATTGGGTATAGTTTGTGCAATCTCTGCTTTGAAGGTTTTGAAGGTCAAAGGGAAGTTGGAGAAACTTTATAGGCCAGTAGAG GTTGAAGTAAGTGGTGCCCAAGGGCATGCTGGCACAGTTCCAATGTTAATGCGCCAAGATCCAATGGCTGCTGCTGCTGAACTTGTTGTAACTGTGGAGTCTCTTTGTAAATATCCTGATAAGTTCTTGGGTTATGATGAACATTGTGGATTCTTCGGAAAGGAATCTTTTGCAGGATTGGTGTGCACAGTTGGAGAGATATCTTGCTGGCCAAGTGCAAGCAATGTCATTCCTGGCCAG GTAAATTTTACTGTGGATATAAGAGCAATAGATGATGAGGCAAGAGAATTAGTGGTATCTGAATTTTCTAACCAGGTTTATCGAAAATGTGAGGAGAGGATGGTTAATTGTACCATTGAGCATAAG CATAATGCAGAGGCAGCCCACTGTGACTCGGGATTAAGTCTGCAGCTAAAACACGCAACAAGTTCAGCTCTGGGGAAGATGCTAGGTGACATTCACAGTGACGTGCCTATCCTAATGAGTGGAGCAGGACACGATGCTATGGCAATGTCTCATTTAACAAAG GTTGGCATGTTGTTTGTTCGCTGTCGAGGAGGTATTAGTCATTCTCCTGAAGAATCTGTATTAGATGATGATGTTTGGGCTGCTGGTCTCGCACTCCTCCATTTTTTTGATCAACATGTAAATCTGTTACATTTCTGA
- the LOC120110203 gene encoding protein SUPPRESSOR OF FRI 4-like isoform X2 → MGKKKKRTSKVWCYYCDREFDDEKILVQHQKAKHFKCHVCHKKLSTAGGMSIHVLQVHKETVTKVPNAKPDRESTDIEIFGMQGIPPEILAAHYGEDEETSAKVAKVEVPSNLPVSGVLPGPLGVGFPAAPTYGAVPPVYNPALPMQRPSWPAPPRAQSWYPPQPPIPIPSAPTVLPPQPLFPIQNVTPLTSTTAPGLQSSFQVGPPGLPSSTPPSVSQPLFPITSTSSIPAQSSPFLASTLPATIASSSPTVYKGAADLNSISNTPATSGYPAQSNQGGAPYTVSHMYASGPNTGGPSIGPPPVISNKGPATQPATNEVYLVWDDEAMSMEERRMSLPKYQVHDETSQVSYKCHLFIRSDGCANWFAVAIGWIDNLLLLSEVFFGTTIR, encoded by the exons atggggaagaagaagaagaggacgtCGAAGGTATGGTGCTACTACTGCGACCGGGAATTTGACGACGAGAAGATCCTGGTGCAGCACCAGAAGGCGAAACACTTCAAGTGCCACGTTTGCCACAAGAAGCTCTCCACCGCCGGGGGGATGTCTATCCACGTTCTCCAGGTCCACAAGGAGACTGTCACGAA AGTTCCTAATGCTAAACCGGATAGAGAATCAACAGATATTGAGATTTTTGGAATGCAAGGAATTCCTCCTGAAATCTTAGCAGCTCATTATGGAGAAG ATGAGGAAACCTCAGCAAAGGTAGCCAAAGTGGAAGTACCATCTAATTTACCTGTCAGTGGTGTGTTACCTGGTCCTTTAGGTGTTGGATTTCCAGCAGCACCAACTTATGGTGCAGTGCCACCAGT CTACAATCCGGCATTGCCGATGCAGCGTCCTAGTTGGCCAGCTCCACCTCGGGCACAGTCTTGGTATCCACCACAGCCACCAATTCCAATTCCTTCTGCACCGACAGTACTGCCACCACAACCCTTGTTTCCTATTCAGAATGTGACTCCTTTGACATCCACTACTGCTCCTGGACTTCAGTCATCATTCCAAGTTGGTCCACCTGGTCTGCCATCTTCCACACCGCCTTCAGTATCCCAACCATTGTTTCCTATCACTAGTACTAGTAGTATACCTGCCCAAAGTTCCCCTTTTCTGGCAAGTACACTGCCTGCAACAATTGCATCAAGCTCTCCCACAGTGTACAAGGGTGCAGCTGACTTGAATTCTATATCCAACACCCCTGCAACAAGTGGATACCCTGCCCAAAGCAatcaag GTGGTGCGCCCTACACAGTTTCACATATGTACGCTTCTGGGCCTAACACAGGTGGGCCCTCGATTGGCCCTCCGCCTGTGATATCTAATAAAGGCCCTGCCACCCAACCAGCTACTAACGAAGTATACTTGGTTTGGGATGATGAGGCAATGTCCATG GAGGAAAGGAGAATGTCTCTGCCAAAGTATCAGGTGCATGATGAAACTAGCCAGGTAAGTTATAAATGTCATTTGTTTATTCGTTCTGATGGATGTGCAAACTGGTTTGCAGTTGCAATTGGATGGATAGACAATTTATTATTGCTTTCCGAGGTTTTCTTTGGTACTACTATAAG ATGA
- the LOC120110203 gene encoding protein SUPPRESSOR OF FRI 4-like isoform X1: MGKKKKRTSKVWCYYCDREFDDEKILVQHQKAKHFKCHVCHKKLSTAGGMSIHVLQVHKETVTKVPNAKPDRESTDIEIFGMQGIPPEILAAHYGEDEETSAKVAKVEVPSNLPVSGVLPGPLGVGFPAAPTYGAVPPVYNPALPMQRPSWPAPPRAQSWYPPQPPIPIPSAPTVLPPQPLFPIQNVTPLTSTTAPGLQSSFQVGPPGLPSSTPPSVSQPLFPITSTSSIPAQSSPFLASTLPATIASSSPTVYKGAADLNSISNTPATSGYPAQSNQGGAPYTVSHMYASGPNTGGPSIGPPPVISNKGPATQPATNEVYLVWDDEAMSMEERRMSLPKYQVHDETSQVSYKCHLFIRSDGCANWFAVAIGWIDNLLLLSEVFFGTTIRYFCDLFMPI, from the exons atggggaagaagaagaagaggacgtCGAAGGTATGGTGCTACTACTGCGACCGGGAATTTGACGACGAGAAGATCCTGGTGCAGCACCAGAAGGCGAAACACTTCAAGTGCCACGTTTGCCACAAGAAGCTCTCCACCGCCGGGGGGATGTCTATCCACGTTCTCCAGGTCCACAAGGAGACTGTCACGAA AGTTCCTAATGCTAAACCGGATAGAGAATCAACAGATATTGAGATTTTTGGAATGCAAGGAATTCCTCCTGAAATCTTAGCAGCTCATTATGGAGAAG ATGAGGAAACCTCAGCAAAGGTAGCCAAAGTGGAAGTACCATCTAATTTACCTGTCAGTGGTGTGTTACCTGGTCCTTTAGGTGTTGGATTTCCAGCAGCACCAACTTATGGTGCAGTGCCACCAGT CTACAATCCGGCATTGCCGATGCAGCGTCCTAGTTGGCCAGCTCCACCTCGGGCACAGTCTTGGTATCCACCACAGCCACCAATTCCAATTCCTTCTGCACCGACAGTACTGCCACCACAACCCTTGTTTCCTATTCAGAATGTGACTCCTTTGACATCCACTACTGCTCCTGGACTTCAGTCATCATTCCAAGTTGGTCCACCTGGTCTGCCATCTTCCACACCGCCTTCAGTATCCCAACCATTGTTTCCTATCACTAGTACTAGTAGTATACCTGCCCAAAGTTCCCCTTTTCTGGCAAGTACACTGCCTGCAACAATTGCATCAAGCTCTCCCACAGTGTACAAGGGTGCAGCTGACTTGAATTCTATATCCAACACCCCTGCAACAAGTGGATACCCTGCCCAAAGCAatcaag GTGGTGCGCCCTACACAGTTTCACATATGTACGCTTCTGGGCCTAACACAGGTGGGCCCTCGATTGGCCCTCCGCCTGTGATATCTAATAAAGGCCCTGCCACCCAACCAGCTACTAACGAAGTATACTTGGTTTGGGATGATGAGGCAATGTCCATG GAGGAAAGGAGAATGTCTCTGCCAAAGTATCAGGTGCATGATGAAACTAGCCAGGTAAGTTATAAATGTCATTTGTTTATTCGTTCTGATGGATGTGCAAACTGGTTTGCAGTTGCAATTGGATGGATAGACAATTTATTATTGCTTTCCGAGGTTTTCTTTGGTACTACTATAAGGTACTTCTGTGATTTGTTTATGCCAATCTAG
- the LOC120110203 gene encoding protein SUPPRESSOR OF FRI 4-like isoform X3, which produces MGKKKKRTSKVWCYYCDREFDDEKILVQHQKAKHFKCHVCHKKLSTAGGMSIHVLQVHKETVTKVPNAKPDRESTDIEIFGMQGIPPEILAAHYGEDEETSAKVAKVEVPSNLPVSGVLPGPLGVGFPAAPTYGAVPPVYNPALPMQRPSWPAPPRAQSWYPPQPPIPIPSAPTVLPPQPLFPIQNVTPLTSTTAPGLQSSFQVGPPGLPSSTPPSVSQPLFPITSTSSIPAQSSPFLASTLPATIASSSPTVYKGAADLNSISNTPATSGYPAQSNQGGAPYTVSHMYASGPNTGGPSIGPPPVISNKGPATQPATNEVYLVWDDEAMSMEERRMSLPKYQVHDETSQMNSIDAAIDRRISESRLAGRMAF; this is translated from the exons atggggaagaagaagaagaggacgtCGAAGGTATGGTGCTACTACTGCGACCGGGAATTTGACGACGAGAAGATCCTGGTGCAGCACCAGAAGGCGAAACACTTCAAGTGCCACGTTTGCCACAAGAAGCTCTCCACCGCCGGGGGGATGTCTATCCACGTTCTCCAGGTCCACAAGGAGACTGTCACGAA AGTTCCTAATGCTAAACCGGATAGAGAATCAACAGATATTGAGATTTTTGGAATGCAAGGAATTCCTCCTGAAATCTTAGCAGCTCATTATGGAGAAG ATGAGGAAACCTCAGCAAAGGTAGCCAAAGTGGAAGTACCATCTAATTTACCTGTCAGTGGTGTGTTACCTGGTCCTTTAGGTGTTGGATTTCCAGCAGCACCAACTTATGGTGCAGTGCCACCAGT CTACAATCCGGCATTGCCGATGCAGCGTCCTAGTTGGCCAGCTCCACCTCGGGCACAGTCTTGGTATCCACCACAGCCACCAATTCCAATTCCTTCTGCACCGACAGTACTGCCACCACAACCCTTGTTTCCTATTCAGAATGTGACTCCTTTGACATCCACTACTGCTCCTGGACTTCAGTCATCATTCCAAGTTGGTCCACCTGGTCTGCCATCTTCCACACCGCCTTCAGTATCCCAACCATTGTTTCCTATCACTAGTACTAGTAGTATACCTGCCCAAAGTTCCCCTTTTCTGGCAAGTACACTGCCTGCAACAATTGCATCAAGCTCTCCCACAGTGTACAAGGGTGCAGCTGACTTGAATTCTATATCCAACACCCCTGCAACAAGTGGATACCCTGCCCAAAGCAatcaag GTGGTGCGCCCTACACAGTTTCACATATGTACGCTTCTGGGCCTAACACAGGTGGGCCCTCGATTGGCCCTCCGCCTGTGATATCTAATAAAGGCCCTGCCACCCAACCAGCTACTAACGAAGTATACTTGGTTTGGGATGATGAGGCAATGTCCATG GAGGAAAGGAGAATGTCTCTGCCAAAGTATCAGGTGCATGATGAAACTAGCCAG ATGAACTCTATTGATGCAGCCATAGACAGAAGGATATCTGAAAGCAGACTTGCTGGTCGTATGGCATTCTAG
- the LOC120110210 gene encoding allantoate deiminase 2-like isoform X1 — MGNTKSWSTFFPPTHDLFVAVHSGAGAMASLPPKLSPFSLVDGRKALIFSVSILLASLLFSEGLEVGSGEDGGDELFREILRDEAVSRINQLGKISDADGYLERTFLSPGSIRATDLIMSWMQDAGLKTWVDQMGNLHGRTNAINATAETLLIGSHLDTVVDAGKYDGSLGIVCAISALKVLKVKGKLEKLYRPVEVIAFSDEEGVRFQSTFLGSAAIAGILPPTTLQISDKSGITVQDVLRENSFDATDESLVWVKYEPRSVWGYVEVHIEQGPVLETLGYPLGVVKGIAGQTRLKVEVSGAQGHAGTVPMLMRQDPMAAAAELVVTVESLCKYPDKFLGYDEHCGFFGKESFAGLVCTVGEISCWPSASNVIPGQVNFTVDIRAIDDEARELVVSEFSNQVYRKCEERMVNCTIEHKHNAEAAHCDSGLSLQLKHATSSALGKMLGDIHSDVPILMSGAGHDAMAMSHLTKVGMLFVRCRGGISHSPEESVLDDDVWAAGLALLHFFDQHVNLLHF, encoded by the exons ATGGGAAACACGAAATCTTGGTCTACATTTTTTCCCCCGACGCATGATCTCTTCGTGGCGGTGCACAGTGGAGCAGGGGCCATGGCTTCGCTTCCCCCAAAGCTCTCACCTTTCTCCCTTGTTGATGGCCGCAAAGCTCTAATTTTCTCTGTTTCGATCCTTCTCGCATCCCTTTTATTCTCGG AAGGTTTGGAGGTGGGAAGTGGAGAAGATGGAGGAGACGAGCTGTTTCGAGAGATTCTGAGGGACGAGGCAGTGTCTAGAATTAATCAGCTAGGAAAG ATATCTGATGCTGATGGTTATCTTgaaagaacattcttaagtccAGGCTCTATAAGAGCTACAGATCTTATTATGAGCTGGATGCAGGATGCTGGGTTGAAAAC GTGGGTGGACCAAATGGGCAACCTACATGGTCGAACCAATGCAATTAATGCAACTGCAGAGACGTTATTAATTGGATCTCATTTG GACACTGTTGTTGATGCTGGAAAGTATGATGGGTCATTGGGTATAGTTTGTGCAATCTCTGCTTTGAAGGTTTTGAAGGTCAAAGGGAAGTTGGAGAAACTTTATAGGCCAGTAGAG GTTATCGCATTCAGCGATGAGGAGGGCGTTAGGTTTCAATCTACCTTTCTAGGAAGTGCTGCTATAGCTGGTATTCTACCTCCAACAACATTACAAATATCTGATAAAAG CGGCATTACAGTGCAAGATGTTCTTAGAGAAAATTCTTTTGATGCTACTGATGAAAGCCTTGTTTGGGTCAAGTATGAACCAAGATCAGTCTGGGGTTATGTTGAG GTGCACATTGAACAAGGACCTGTACTGGAAACACTTGGTTACCCCCTTGGTGTTGTGAAAGGGATTGCTGGACAGACAAGATTAAAG GTTGAAGTAAGTGGTGCCCAAGGGCATGCTGGCACAGTTCCAATGTTAATGCGCCAAGATCCAATGGCTGCTGCTGCTGAACTTGTTGTAACTGTGGAGTCTCTTTGTAAATATCCTGATAAGTTCTTGGGTTATGATGAACATTGTGGATTCTTCGGAAAGGAATCTTTTGCAGGATTGGTGTGCACAGTTGGAGAGATATCTTGCTGGCCAAGTGCAAGCAATGTCATTCCTGGCCAG GTAAATTTTACTGTGGATATAAGAGCAATAGATGATGAGGCAAGAGAATTAGTGGTATCTGAATTTTCTAACCAGGTTTATCGAAAATGTGAGGAGAGGATGGTTAATTGTACCATTGAGCATAAG CATAATGCAGAGGCAGCCCACTGTGACTCGGGATTAAGTCTGCAGCTAAAACACGCAACAAGTTCAGCTCTGGGGAAGATGCTAGGTGACATTCACAGTGACGTGCCTATCCTAATGAGTGGAGCAGGACACGATGCTATGGCAATGTCTCATTTAACAAAG GTTGGCATGTTGTTTGTTCGCTGTCGAGGAGGTATTAGTCATTCTCCTGAAGAATCTGTATTAGATGATGATGTTTGGGCTGCTGGTCTCGCACTCCTCCATTTTTTTGATCAACATGTAAATCTGTTACATTTCTGA